Proteins encoded by one window of Rhodamnia argentea isolate NSW1041297 chromosome 6, ASM2092103v1, whole genome shotgun sequence:
- the LOC115741493 gene encoding polygalacturonase 1 beta-like protein 3: protein MAGERRRIRLLIFLFSSLFAWSATSDAATARTTVADAPNTTAGRNPFTPEAALIRYWRTRVSADRPPPPFLLSKASPLSAAASALLAKLAAGNSLSSHLRLFCSLANLFCSFDEDLSSDRKDLDEDANFAVYSNKRFSGYGTGRLGGADSFKNYSEGLNTPNFSFKKYTKEGSHHSEGFANYASEGNVANGSFASYGFGANGGSGEFKNYHRRVNVPNLLFTTYDSDANDHKLAFASYSDDTNSGSQSFTSYAKHGNSAPTQFVTYGDDSNTIASAFTGYGLLGNAGNDTFTSYGGTGNDPHSTFKSYGAGGNSGTQSFASYRNGANVGDDSFQSYARNANSAKTTFATYGKSFNPANDTFKEYGKGSKGQTAIEFKSYSVDRQFKDYAQKGVRFAGYSNVSSASPSSRAISGSSVNRWVEPGRFFRESALRPGNVMQMPDIVDKMPRRSFLPRVIASKLPFSTRRLRDVKEVFGAREGSATEGVILAALRECERPPSRGETKRCVGSAEDMVDFAASVLGRGITARTTESVNGSKRRVVIGAVGGINGGEATESVSCHQSLYPYLLYYCHSVPKVRVYEAEILEFVGRSRINRGVAICHLDTSSWSPAHGAFVALGSGPGQIEVCHWIFENDVTWTAAD, encoded by the exons ATGGCGGGCGAACGCCGTCGGATCCGTCTTCTGATCTTCTTGTTCTCCTCCCTTTTCGCTTGGAGC GCAACTTCAGATGCCGCGACGGCTAGAACGACTGTCGCAGACGCTCCAAACACCACTGCCGGACGGAACCCTTTCACGCCCGAAGCCGCCCTCATTCGCTACTGGAGGACGCGCGTCTCCGCCgaccgcccgccgccgccttTCCTCCTCTCGAAGGCCTCTCCGTTGTCCGCCGCCGCCTCTGCTCTCCTCGCGAAGCTGGCCGCCGGGAACTCGCTATCGTCGCACCTCCGCCTCTTCTGCTCCTTGGCCAACCTATTCTGCTCCTTCGACGAGGACTTGAGCAGTGACCGGAAGGATCTGGATGAGGACGCGAACTTCGCCGTCTACTCCAACAAGCGCTTCTCTGGCTACGGCACGGGCAGGCTCGGCGGGGCCGACTCGTTCAAGAACTACTCCGAGGGCCTCAACACGCCCAACTTCTCCTTCAAGAAGTACACCAAGGAGGGCTCGCACCACAGCGAGGGCTTCGCCAACTACGCGTCGGAAGGGAACGTCGCCAACGGCAGCTTCGCCAGCTACGGGTTCGGAGCCAATGGCGGGTCGGGCGAGTTCAAGAACTACCACCGGAGAGTCAACGTGCCGAACCTGCTCTTCACCACCTACGACTCCGACG CCAACGATCACAAGCTGGCTTTCGCGAGCTACAGCGACGACACCAACAGCGGAAGCCAGTCCTTCACGAGCTACGCCAAGCACGGGAACAGCGCCCCGACGCAGTTCGTCACCTACGGCGACGACTCAAACACGATCGCGTCGGCCTTCACGGGCTACGGGCTACTGGGCAACGCCGGAAACGACACGTTCACGAGCTACGGCGGGACTGGGAATGACCCGCACAGCACGTTCAAGAGCTACGGCGCCGGCGGGAACTCCGGGACGCAGAGCTTCGCAAGCTACCGGAACGGAGCCAACGTCGGCGACGACTCGTTCCAGTCCTACGCCCGGAACGCAAACTCCGCAAAGACGACGTTCGCGACCTACGGGAAGTCGTTCAACCCGGCCAACGACACGTTCAAAGAGTACGGCAAAGGATCGAAAGGCCAGACCGCGATCGAATTCAAGTCATACAGCGTCGATCGACAGTTCAAAGATTACGCCCAAAAGGGCGTCAGGTTTGCTGGATACAGCAACGTTTCAAGCGCGTCACCTTCCTCACGTGCCATCAGTGGCAGTTCCGTAAATAGGTGGGTCGAGCCGGGTAGATTCTTCAGGGAGTCCGCGTTGAGGCCTGggaatgtcatgcaaatgccGGACATCGTCGATAAGATGCCCAGAAGGTCGTTTTTGCCCCGGGTCATCGCTTCGAAATTACCGTTCTCGACCCGGCGGCTGCGGGACGTGAAGGAGGTGTTCGGGGCACGGGAGGGCTCGGCCACGGAGGGCGTGATCCTCGCCGCGCTGCGCGAGTGCGAGCGGCCGCCGAGCCGGGGCGAGACGAAGCGGTGCGTCGGGTCCGCGGAGGACATGGTCGACTTCGCGGCGTCGGTCCTCGGCCGCGGCATAACGGCCCGGACGACGGAAAGCGTCAACGGGTCGAAGCGGAGGGTTGTGATCGGGGCGGTCGGAGGGATCAACGGCGGAGAGGCGACGGAGTCGGTGTCGTGCCACCAGAGTTTGTACCCTTACTTGTTGTACTACTGCCACTCCGTGCCCAAAGTGAGAGTGTACGAGGCCGAGATTTTGGAATTTGTGGGGAGGAGCAGGATTAACCGTGGGGTCGCCATTTGTCATCTGGACACGTCATCGTGGAGTCCGGCCCACGGTGCATTTGTGGCGCTCGGGTCCGGACCCGGGCAAATAGAGGTGTGCCATTGGATCTTTGAGAACGACGTGACCTGGACGGCTGCAGATTGA